Proteins from one [Limnothrix rosea] IAM M-220 genomic window:
- the urtC gene encoding urea ABC transporter permease subunit UrtC → MMNVCLSRRDKQKQSRIRLFIEAGIIIALVILTMVILPLVLPDFRLKLVGRFLSMAIVALGIDLIWGYTGLLSLGHGIFFALGGYAFAMYLNLQLPEGEMPEFFMLYGVEKLPAFWQPFSSLPFTLIALVVIPGFVAGVLGYLVFRNRIKGVYFSIITQAALLVFFNFFNGQQKLINGTNGLKTDTAIFFGQRVGDPSTQLIFYELTIVTLLLIYLLCRWLTSGRFGRLLVAIRDDETRVRFTGYDPTWFKVVVFAISGAIAGISGAFYTVQSGIITPNFMEVSFSIEMVIAVAVGGRGTLIGAILGTMLVNFARIYLSESFPEIWLFFQGALFLIVVTVLPDGIVGWFKDVFWVQAKRIFGVDQPVTYPAIDEDPEVQREGEKIFADEESQVP, encoded by the coding sequence ATAATGAATGTATGTCTAAGCCGACGGGATAAACAAAAACAATCACGCATTCGTCTTTTCATCGAAGCGGGTATCATCATTGCTTTAGTCATTTTAACGATGGTAATTTTGCCCCTTGTATTACCAGACTTTCGCTTGAAATTAGTGGGTCGTTTTCTCTCCATGGCGATCGTGGCACTAGGAATCGATCTTATTTGGGGCTATACCGGCCTTCTAAGTTTGGGGCATGGTATTTTCTTTGCCCTTGGGGGCTATGCCTTTGCCATGTATCTCAACTTGCAATTGCCAGAAGGCGAGATGCCAGAGTTTTTTATGCTCTATGGTGTCGAAAAGCTTCCAGCATTTTGGCAACCGTTTAGCTCGTTGCCTTTTACTCTCATTGCTCTGGTGGTAATTCCCGGTTTTGTGGCGGGTGTTTTGGGTTACCTTGTCTTTCGGAATCGCATTAAAGGCGTTTATTTTTCGATTATTACCCAGGCGGCCTTGCTGGTATTTTTTAATTTTTTTAATGGTCAGCAAAAGCTAATTAATGGCACAAATGGTCTGAAAACTGATACGGCAATCTTCTTTGGGCAACGTGTTGGCGATCCTTCCACACAATTGATTTTCTATGAATTAACCATTGTGACTCTGTTGCTGATCTATCTACTTTGTCGCTGGCTAACTAGCGGCCGCTTTGGCCGTTTACTTGTGGCAATTCGTGATGATGAGACCCGTGTCCGTTTTACAGGCTATGACCCTACTTGGTTTAAGGTGGTTGTCTTTGCAATTTCTGGGGCGATCGCCGGCATTTCTGGGGCTTTTTACACAGTACAGAGCGGTATTATTACCCCGAACTTTATGGAAGTCTCCTTTTCCATTGAGATGGTAATTGCCGTTGCCGTAGGCGGTCGTGGCACATTAATCGGTGCAATCCTCGGCACGATGCTTGTGAACTTCGCGCGGATTTACCTTAGCGAAAGCTTTCCCGAAATTTGGCTCTTTTTCCAAGGCGCACTGTTCTTGATTGTTGTAACCGTATTACCCGATGGTATTGTCGGTTGGTTTAAGGATGTTTTTTGGGTACAGGCAAAGCGAATATTCGGCGTGGATCAGCCCGTC
- a CDS encoding ABC transporter permease translates to MTELLIGIFNGVSIGSVLLISALGLAIAFGLMGVINLAHGELMMLGAYTTFVVQNVFRSFGEGWFDFYILFAIPCAFLVAAAVGFGLERGVIRFLYGRPLETLLATWGVSLILQQFVRSVNWAIIFGVVIFLLKDVFRWLLLKVLAVASLDKQTVRSWLNRLTIPVALVVAGMTIVATNATQNEALTKAWFSARNVDVTAPQWLQGGIPFGTTQLPYSRIFIIVLTLICLAAMYWFLNKSNWGLRIRSVTQNREMSSCLGIPTARVDSLTFALGSGLAGIAGVAIALLGSVGPNTGQNYIVDAFMVVVVGGVGNLLGTILAALGIGIVNYLIGSGTFVTLFTSIQAPQFLLDLSIFFATTSMAKVMSFAIIIGFLQFRPAGLFPPKGRTAEL, encoded by the coding sequence GTGACTGAACTTTTAATTGGAATTTTTAATGGGGTTAGCATTGGCTCTGTTTTGCTAATCTCGGCGCTAGGTTTGGCGATCGCCTTTGGTTTGATGGGGGTCATTAACCTCGCCCATGGTGAACTGATGATGCTAGGGGCATATACCACCTTTGTTGTCCAAAATGTATTTAGGAGTTTTGGCGAAGGTTGGTTTGATTTTTATATTCTGTTTGCGATTCCCTGTGCTTTTCTGGTCGCGGCGGCGGTTGGTTTTGGTTTGGAACGGGGAGTGATTCGTTTTCTTTACGGACGTCCCCTTGAAACGCTCTTGGCGACTTGGGGTGTGAGCTTGATTCTTCAGCAATTTGTGCGCAGTGTGAATTGGGCAATTATCTTTGGTGTCGTGATCTTTTTATTGAAAGATGTGTTTCGCTGGTTGCTCCTCAAGGTTCTAGCTGTTGCCTCTTTGGATAAGCAAACTGTGCGGAGTTGGCTAAATCGCCTCACTATTCCTGTGGCCTTGGTCGTTGCTGGGATGACTATTGTTGCCACTAATGCGACTCAAAATGAGGCCCTAACGAAGGCGTGGTTTAGTGCCAGAAATGTCGATGTCACAGCGCCTCAATGGTTGCAAGGTGGTATTCCGTTTGGGACGACCCAGTTGCCCTACAGCCGTATTTTTATCATTGTGCTGACGCTCATTTGTTTAGCGGCAATGTATTGGTTTTTAAATAAATCCAACTGGGGTTTACGGATTCGTTCAGTGACTCAAAATCGTGAAATGAGTTCTTGTTTGGGGATTCCCACGGCGCGTGTGGACTCTCTGACCTTCGCCCTTGGTTCTGGTTTGGCGGGCATTGCTGGGGTGGCGATCGCCCTGCTGGGTTCTGTCGGGCCAAACACCGGACAAAACTATATTGTTGATGCCTTTATGGTGGTGGTCGTTGGTGGTGTCGGTAATTTATTGGGCACAATTTTAGCTGCTTTGGGGATCGGCATTGTCAATTATTTGATTGGCTCTGGTACCTTTGTCACCCTGTTTACCTCTATCCAAGCGCCGCAATTTTTACTTGATTTGTCAATCTTTTTCGCAACGACAAGTATGGCGAAGGTCATGTCCTTTGCGATTATTATTGGCTTCCTCCAATTCCGTCCGGCTGGATTATTTCCACCGAAGGGACGAACTGCTGAACTGTAA
- the urtA gene encoding urea ABC transporter substrate-binding protein — protein sequence MSNLGRRKFILYSSAALGSSILLKACGTPEEPATPDSEATEGSESSAPEASGDTIKVGILHSLSGTMAISETTVVEAEKLAIKEINEAGGIGGKMIEAIIEDGASDWDVFKEKAEKLIDQDGVAVVFGCWTSASRKAVKDVFESKDHMLFYPVQYEGQECSKNIFYTGAAPNQQIEPAVDWLLENKGTDFFLVGSDYVFPRTANTIIKAQLEANGGNTVGEDYLPLGNTEVTPIISKIQAALPDGGVIFNSMNGDSNVAFFKQIADAGLTPDKYPVMSVSIAEEEVRQIGPEYLTGHYASWNYFQTVESPENEKWVADFKAEYGEDRVTNDPMEAAYIMVYLWKQAVEQALEGGAADAYDLEAVRAAVIGQEFAAPGGLVTMNANHHLSKTVRIGEVREDGMFDIVWETDGPVTPQAWNQYVEATKGFACDWSDPAKGEKYEI from the coding sequence ATGAGTAATCTCGGAAGACGTAAATTTATCCTTTACAGCTCTGCCGCTCTCGGTTCCAGCATCCTCCTAAAAGCTTGCGGTACACCCGAAGAACCCGCGACTCCTGATTCTGAAGCGACCGAAGGTTCTGAATCCTCAGCACCGGAAGCCAGTGGTGACACCATCAAAGTCGGTATTCTCCACTCCCTCAGTGGCACAATGGCCATTAGTGAAACGACCGTTGTAGAAGCAGAAAAGCTTGCAATTAAAGAAATTAACGAAGCTGGCGGTATCGGCGGCAAAATGATTGAAGCCATTATCGAAGATGGTGCTTCTGACTGGGATGTCTTCAAAGAAAAAGCAGAAAAACTGATTGACCAAGATGGCGTTGCCGTTGTTTTCGGTTGTTGGACTTCTGCCAGCCGTAAGGCCGTTAAGGACGTATTTGAGTCCAAAGACCACATGCTTTTCTACCCCGTACAGTACGAAGGTCAGGAATGTTCTAAAAATATTTTCTATACAGGTGCCGCGCCTAACCAACAGATCGAACCTGCCGTTGACTGGTTGCTTGAAAACAAGGGGACAGACTTCTTCCTCGTTGGTTCTGATTACGTTTTCCCCCGCACAGCAAATACAATCATCAAGGCTCAGCTAGAAGCCAATGGTGGCAACACTGTCGGTGAAGATTATCTTCCCTTGGGGAATACGGAAGTAACGCCGATTATCTCCAAGATCCAAGCGGCTCTTCCTGATGGTGGCGTTATTTTTAACAGTATGAATGGCGATAGTAATGTTGCTTTCTTTAAGCAGATTGCCGATGCAGGTCTTACGCCTGATAAGTATCCTGTCATGTCTGTCAGTATTGCAGAAGAAGAAGTTCGTCAAATTGGCCCTGAGTACTTGACGGGTCATTATGCGTCTTGGAACTACTTCCAAACGGTTGAGTCTCCTGAAAACGAAAAGTGGGTTGCAGACTTTAAGGCTGAATATGGTGAAGACCGTGTAACGAATGACCCCATGGAAGCGGCATACATCATGGTTTATCTCTGGAAGCAGGCTGTCGAGCAGGCTCTTGAAGGTGGTGCGGCTGATGCTTATGATCTCGAAGCGGTTCGTGCAGCGGTTATTGGTCAAGAGTTTGCGGCTCCCGGTGGTCTGGTGACGATGAATGCCAATCACCATCTATCGAAGACTGTCCGTATTGGTGAAGTCCGTGAAGACGGTATGTTTGACATTGTCTGGGAAACTGATGGCCCTGTCACTCCCCAAGCTTGGAACCAGTATGTTGAAGCGACTAAGGGCTTTGCTTGTGACTGGAGTGATCCTGCTAAGGGTGAAAAGTACGAAATCTAA
- a CDS encoding DUF4126 domain-containing protein gives MDILLALCIGITLSAACGFRIFVPPLVMSAGAIYGDFSLGENFAWMGTHTALIAFAAATVAEVLAYYVPVVDNLLDAIEMPTAIAIGTLIMSASLGAVAEIEPLLQWAIAIAAGGGTAGIIEGFTVMTRGASTAMTGGMANPIMSTTEVLSAGVLSLLALSVPLLAIFVVFGVLGLALQRLGRIFRDKSTSNNSQL, from the coding sequence ATGGATATTTTGCTGGCTTTGTGTATTGGTATCACCTTAAGTGCGGCCTGTGGTTTTCGGATTTTTGTGCCGCCATTGGTGATGAGTGCAGGGGCTATTTATGGTGATTTTAGTCTCGGTGAAAATTTTGCTTGGATGGGTACGCATACTGCTCTGATTGCTTTTGCTGCGGCAACAGTGGCTGAGGTTTTGGCCTATTATGTTCCGGTTGTCGATAATTTGCTGGATGCGATTGAGATGCCAACGGCGATCGCCATCGGAACTTTAATAATGTCGGCCAGTCTTGGTGCTGTGGCAGAAATCGAACCGCTACTCCAGTGGGCGATCGCCATTGCCGCCGGGGGAGGTACAGCAGGCATCATAGAGGGATTTACGGTCATGACGCGGGGCGCATCTACGGCCATGACAGGCGGTATGGCTAATCCAATTATGTCAACAACGGAGGTTCTTAGTGCGGGCGTACTATCTTTGCTGGCATTGTCTGTGCCGTTACTGGCTATTTTTGTGGTTTTTGGTGTTTTGGGGTTGGCTTTACAGCGATTAGGTCGCATTTTTCGGGACAAATCTACATCGAACAATTCTCAACTTTAG
- a CDS encoding DUF4330 domain-containing protein, which produces MALLDSKGRLFGKISVLDVGAIAITLAVIFGIFFLPGNSGSVAQIGANVKTVEVELLVRGLSVKNPDRFVEEFRESETTSVVIRNQPFANIGIKSIERLPRTTPVPQPDGTVKALEDPRPEIENITDLSIILTSDAELTDNGFVFGNNKVKVGHTLRLEGYNYDFNGSVIDIRAVEE; this is translated from the coding sequence ATGGCTCTGCTGGATTCTAAAGGACGTTTGTTCGGCAAAATTAGTGTGCTTGATGTCGGGGCGATCGCCATTACTTTAGCGGTGATTTTCGGCATCTTCTTTTTGCCCGGTAATTCGGGGTCAGTGGCGCAAATCGGTGCCAATGTCAAAACTGTCGAAGTGGAGCTTTTAGTGCGGGGACTGAGCGTCAAAAATCCAGATCGTTTTGTGGAAGAATTTCGCGAATCGGAGACCACCTCCGTGGTTATTCGCAACCAACCCTTTGCCAATATTGGGATTAAATCCATCGAGCGTTTACCCCGCACGACCCCGGTTCCCCAGCCTGACGGTACTGTAAAAGCCCTAGAAGATCCCCGCCCTGAAATTGAAAATATTACGGATCTTTCCATTATTTTGACCAGCGATGCGGAGCTCACCGATAACGGTTTTGTCTTTGGCAACAACAAAGTAAAGGTGGGTCATACCCTGCGCCTAGAAGGCTATAACTACGACTTTAACGGTAGCGTTATTGATATTCGTGCTGTCGAAGAATAA
- a CDS encoding ABC transporter permease, whose product MLKYWRILKLFWATAIAAELEYRLNFVIAALSSAGNLAGSLFSLFLFYRTGYQFAGWTWQEAMLVVGMFTFLQGISQTFLSPNLNRIVKQVQDGTLDYVLLKPISSQFWLSTRMVSPWGLPDLFLGCLILVYMGNRLGLEPLRYGISLIPIACGITILYSLWFMLGATSIWFVKIYNVTEVLRGFLEAGRYPIVAYPAIYRFFFTFIVPVTFLTTVPAETMLGRSPLGWIIGAGCLGIALLCLSNLVWRFALRFYTSASS is encoded by the coding sequence ATGCTGAAATATTGGCGAATTTTAAAACTATTCTGGGCAACGGCGATCGCCGCAGAATTAGAGTATCGTCTCAACTTTGTGATTGCGGCGTTAAGTAGTGCTGGCAATTTGGCCGGGAGTTTATTTAGTCTGTTTTTGTTTTATCGCACAGGCTATCAATTTGCCGGGTGGACGTGGCAAGAGGCCATGCTGGTGGTAGGAATGTTTACCTTTTTACAGGGTATTTCTCAAACATTTTTGTCCCCCAATCTCAACCGCATTGTGAAGCAAGTCCAGGACGGCACACTGGACTATGTATTGCTAAAGCCCATTAGTAGTCAATTTTGGTTATCGACGCGGATGGTGTCGCCTTGGGGATTGCCGGATCTATTTCTCGGCTGTTTGATTTTGGTTTATATGGGCAATCGGTTAGGCTTAGAGCCCTTGCGCTATGGCATCAGCCTTATCCCCATCGCCTGTGGCATCACCATTTTGTATAGTCTCTGGTTTATGTTGGGCGCAACCAGTATTTGGTTTGTGAAAATCTATAATGTCACCGAAGTTTTGCGCGGTTTTTTAGAGGCTGGACGTTATCCCATCGTGGCTTATCCGGCGATTTACCGCTTTTTCTTCACCTTCATCGTGCCCGTCACTTTCCTGACCACGGTTCCCGCTGAAACAATGCTGGGGCGATCGCCGCTGGGCTGGATAATTGGAGCAGGATGTTTAGGAATAGCACTACTATGTTTGTCGAATTTAGTTTGGCGCTTTGCATTACGGTTTTATACGAGTGCCTCTAGCTAA
- a CDS encoding ATP-dependent zinc protease, giving the protein MKKSLPLTVIGWRECVSLPGFEIPLIRAKIDTGAASSSIHATHIEYFQEGDRQMIRFQIHPHQRNVHDTVTVVAPLVEHRDVKSSNGQKQTRPVIKTPIQLGEHCWDIELSLTNRSLMGYRMLVGRKALRKRFLVDVSKSFLQSHPDHPESK; this is encoded by the coding sequence ATGAAAAAATCCCTGCCACTAACTGTGATTGGTTGGCGTGAATGTGTCTCTTTGCCCGGATTTGAGATCCCGCTAATTCGCGCCAAAATTGATACCGGAGCAGCTTCGTCTTCGATCCACGCCACCCACATTGAATATTTCCAAGAAGGCGATCGCCAGATGATTCGCTTTCAAATTCATCCCCACCAACGCAATGTCCATGACACCGTAACCGTCGTTGCCCCTTTAGTTGAGCACCGCGATGTGAAAAGCTCCAATGGACAAAAACAAACCCGTCCCGTCATTAAAACACCCATTCAACTGGGCGAGCATTGCTGGGATATCGAGCTAAGTCTTACGAATCGATCCTTGATGGGCTACCGTATGCTGGTAGGCCGTAAAGCCTTGCGCAAACGTTTTCTTGTCGATGTCAGCAAATCCTTTTTACAAAGCCACCCCGATCACCCAGAGTCAAAATGA
- the rimK gene encoding 30S ribosomal protein S6--L-glutamate ligase, producing the protein MKIAILSQNAKLYSTNRLKEAAIERGHEVQVINFLRCYMNITSHQPFIIYQGKRLDDFDAIIPRIGASATFYGNAVVRQFEIMGVFAANTSQAISRSRDKLRSLQILAQKGIGLPVTGFAHATEDIEGLLETVGGAPVVIKLLEGTQGIGVVLAETKPAATSVIEAFRGLDANILVQEFIKEAKGMDIRCFVIGDKVVASMKRQGAEGEFRSNLHRGGSSGKIKLTPEERSTAVRAAKAMGLRIAGVDLLRSNHGPVVMEINSSPGLEGIEKTSNIDVAGKIIEYLEKNASPSRNNDRIKY; encoded by the coding sequence ATGAAAATTGCTATCCTCTCCCAAAATGCAAAACTATACTCAACAAACCGTCTAAAAGAAGCGGCGATCGAGCGTGGTCATGAAGTGCAGGTGATTAATTTTTTGCGCTGCTACATGAATATCACCTCCCACCAACCTTTTATTATTTACCAAGGGAAGCGGCTAGACGATTTTGATGCAATTATTCCGCGCATCGGTGCATCAGCAACCTTTTATGGCAATGCCGTCGTGCGTCAGTTTGAAATTATGGGGGTCTTTGCGGCGAATACCTCCCAAGCTATTTCTCGCTCACGGGATAAGTTGCGATCGCTCCAGATTTTGGCACAAAAAGGTATTGGGTTACCTGTGACCGGTTTCGCCCATGCCACAGAAGATATCGAAGGTCTCCTTGAAACCGTTGGTGGTGCGCCTGTGGTGATTAAGCTCCTCGAAGGGACTCAAGGGATTGGTGTGGTACTTGCGGAAACAAAACCAGCGGCTACCTCGGTTATTGAAGCGTTTCGCGGTTTAGATGCCAATATTTTGGTGCAGGAGTTTATTAAAGAAGCGAAGGGTATGGATATCCGCTGTTTTGTGATTGGCGACAAAGTCGTCGCATCCATGAAGCGGCAAGGGGCAGAGGGGGAATTTCGCTCTAATCTCCACCGTGGTGGTAGCTCTGGCAAGATCAAACTCACTCCAGAGGAGCGTAGTACGGCAGTGCGGGCAGCGAAGGCTATGGGTTTAAGGATTGCTGGGGTTGATTTGTTGCGTTCTAATCATGGCCCTGTGGTGATGGAGATTAATTCTTCACCGGGTTTAGAGGGGATTGAAAAAACCTCTAATATTGATGTGGCGGGCAAAATTATTGAATATCTCGAAAAAAATGCGTCGCCTTCGAGAAATAATGATCGCATCAAGTACTAG
- the cysK gene encoding cysteine synthase A, with amino-acid sequence MRIAKNITELVGKTPLVQLNRIAQQENCVAQVVVKLEGMNPAASVKDRIGVNMIEAAEAAGEITPGKTILVEPTSGNTGIALAMAAAAKGYKLILTMPETMSTERRAMLLAYGAQLELTSGDAGMSACITRAQEIVDSLPDAYMLQQFNNNANPDAHRKTTALEIWEDTEGKVDMIVAGVGTGGTITGIADVLKKYKPECQAIAVEPANSPVLSGGKPGPHKIQGIGAGFIPSVLKQELIDEVVTVTDDEAIEYGRRLARDEGILSGISTGAAICAGIKVAQRPENAGKLIVVIQPSYGERYLSTPLYQDLPANVIATMTH; translated from the coding sequence ATGAGAATCGCTAAAAATATTACCGAGTTAGTGGGAAAAACTCCCCTTGTGCAATTAAATCGCATTGCTCAGCAGGAAAATTGCGTTGCCCAAGTGGTGGTAAAGCTCGAAGGTATGAATCCGGCAGCCTCGGTAAAGGATCGCATCGGTGTCAATATGATCGAGGCGGCGGAAGCGGCAGGGGAAATTACGCCGGGCAAAACAATTTTAGTGGAGCCAACTTCTGGAAATACGGGTATTGCTCTAGCAATGGCGGCAGCGGCAAAGGGCTATAAGCTGATTCTGACCATGCCGGAAACCATGAGTACGGAACGAAGAGCAATGCTTTTGGCCTATGGCGCACAACTCGAACTGACTTCTGGTGATGCGGGCATGAGTGCATGTATTACGCGGGCGCAGGAAATTGTGGATAGTCTGCCCGATGCCTATATGTTGCAGCAGTTTAATAACAACGCGAACCCCGATGCCCACCGCAAAACGACGGCTCTTGAAATTTGGGAAGATACCGAGGGTAAAGTCGATATGATTGTGGCTGGGGTCGGTACTGGTGGCACAATTACAGGGATTGCGGATGTCTTGAAAAAATATAAGCCTGAATGTCAGGCGATCGCCGTCGAACCTGCCAATAGTCCAGTCCTTTCAGGAGGCAAGCCGGGGCCTCACAAAATTCAAGGGATTGGGGCAGGCTTTATTCCGAGCGTTTTAAAACAAGAATTAATTGATGAAGTGGTTACGGTCACTGACGATGAGGCGATTGAATATGGTCGTCGGTTGGCGCGGGATGAAGGGATTTTGTCAGGGATTTCGACGGGAGCTGCCATTTGTGCAGGCATTAAAGTTGCCCAACGTCCAGAAAATGCAGGCAAACTCATCGTGGTGATTCAACCAAGCTACGGTGAACGTTATCTTAGTACACCGCTCTATCAGGATTTACCTGCCAATGTAATTGCAACCATGACTCACTAA
- a CDS encoding HAD family hydrolase, whose protein sequence is MAKLEALIFDVDGTLANTEKDAHRVAFNRAFADAGLAWEWSVELYGKLLKVAGGKERIRFYIKDWQPEMPEVEDLTEFIKGLHASKTKHYCDLLANEVLPLRPGVRRLINEAREKGIRLAIATTTTPANVTALVTHSLAPDAMDWFEVIAAGDMVPQKKPAPDIFLYALEKMNLNADQCVAFEDSGNGWLSARDSNLTTVVTVNNYTENQDFTGADLILSNLGEPDQPFKVMSGDVGKKSYFDVELAADLLSRKSNT, encoded by the coding sequence ATGGCGAAATTAGAGGCTTTGATTTTCGATGTGGATGGCACCCTCGCCAATACAGAAAAAGATGCCCACCGCGTCGCTTTTAATCGCGCTTTCGCCGATGCTGGACTAGCTTGGGAATGGTCTGTGGAGCTGTATGGCAAGTTGCTAAAGGTCGCTGGCGGGAAGGAAAGAATTCGGTTTTATATCAAAGATTGGCAGCCTGAAATGCCTGAAGTGGAGGATCTGACAGAGTTTATCAAAGGACTCCACGCCAGCAAAACAAAGCATTATTGTGACCTCCTCGCTAATGAAGTTTTACCGTTACGCCCCGGTGTGCGCCGATTAATTAATGAGGCTCGCGAAAAAGGTATTCGGTTGGCGATCGCCACCACCACGACTCCAGCTAATGTCACAGCCCTTGTGACCCACTCCCTCGCCCCCGATGCCATGGATTGGTTTGAGGTAATTGCAGCGGGTGATATGGTTCCCCAGAAAAAACCCGCCCCCGATATTTTCCTTTATGCCTTAGAAAAGATGAATCTAAATGCAGATCAATGTGTGGCATTTGAAGATTCTGGTAATGGTTGGTTATCCGCGAGAGATTCTAATTTAACGACTGTTGTGACGGTGAATAATTACACCGAAAACCAAGATTTTACAGGCGCAGATTTGATTTTGAGCAATCTTGGGGAACCGGATCAACCCTTTAAGGTAATGTCCGGAGATGTTGGCAAAAAAAGTTATTTTGATGTGGAGTTGGCAGCAGATTTACTTAGCCGGAAAAGCAATACTTGA
- a CDS encoding esterase-like activity of phytase family protein, with protein sequence MLLFLGRSPRILTFTIACFFSLLLLSGCTNVTPQPAPTNPRTFLSNLTVEFLDEYHILDTSFQDTKIGGLSAINYDPRRGVFYALSDDRSNFDPARFYELSIKLDEAGVIPQIESVNFEKIVTLTDAEGNSFSRGTIDPEGLSLSPRNSLFIASEGVTKQQINPFVKEFNLNGQEIDNLRIPERFLPLSDEQGVQDNLGFEALSLSTPSIAPEDPFRLFVAPESSLTQDNSPENISQPIRFLHYVINPIGNPVLIGEHLYPLEPTPEGVVANGLVELIALPKEGYLLSLERTYGLGGAGAKLFQTTIGNATDTSRIESIPELADTITPMQKTLLFDLRTIGIGLDNLEGMTLGPKLADGSQSLVLISDNNFSENQVNQVLLFRLSKSAANSTSK encoded by the coding sequence ATGTTGCTTTTTTTGGGGCGATCGCCACGCATTTTGACTTTTACCATTGCTTGTTTTTTCAGTCTGCTATTACTCTCAGGCTGCACAAATGTCACCCCCCAGCCAGCACCCACCAATCCCCGTACTTTTTTAAGTAACCTAACAGTCGAATTTTTAGACGAGTACCATATTCTCGATACAAGCTTTCAAGACACAAAGATTGGCGGTTTATCAGCGATAAATTATGATCCGCGTCGAGGCGTTTTCTATGCCCTCAGTGATGACCGCTCTAACTTTGACCCAGCCCGCTTCTACGAACTAAGCATCAAACTAGACGAAGCCGGCGTGATTCCGCAGATTGAAAGCGTTAATTTTGAAAAAATCGTTACCCTAACCGATGCAGAAGGTAACAGTTTTAGCCGCGGCACAATCGATCCAGAAGGCTTAAGTCTATCGCCCCGCAACAGCCTCTTTATTGCCAGTGAAGGCGTGACCAAGCAGCAAATCAATCCCTTTGTGAAGGAGTTTAATTTAAACGGTCAGGAAATTGACAACCTGCGGATTCCAGAGCGCTTTTTACCTCTGAGTGACGAGCAAGGCGTACAAGATAATTTAGGCTTTGAAGCCTTAAGTTTAAGCACACCGTCAATAGCCCCAGAAGATCCCTTTCGGCTATTTGTTGCGCCAGAATCTTCACTCACCCAAGACAATTCTCCAGAAAATATTTCGCAGCCGATTCGCTTTTTACACTATGTCATTAACCCCATCGGCAACCCGGTCTTAATTGGGGAGCATCTTTATCCCCTAGAACCGACTCCAGAAGGTGTTGTGGCAAATGGTTTAGTGGAATTGATTGCACTACCAAAGGAAGGCTATTTACTAAGTTTGGAACGCACCTATGGTCTTGGCGGCGCGGGCGCAAAGTTATTTCAAACAACCATTGGTAATGCCACTGACACATCGCGCATCGAGTCAATTCCTGAACTTGCCGACACCATTACGCCGATGCAAAAGACGTTACTTTTTGACCTGAGAACCATTGGCATCGGTTTAGATAATCTAGAGGGCATGACCCTTGGCCCCAAGCTGGCGGATGGGAGCCAAAGTTTAGTCTTGATTAGCGACAATAATTTCAGTGAAAATCAGGTCAATCAAGTATTGCTTTTCCGGCTAAGTAAATCTGCTGCCAACTCCACATCAAAATAA